A window of Chanos chanos chromosome 15, fChaCha1.1, whole genome shotgun sequence genomic DNA:
TAGGCGTCCTCCCAAAAAAGCACCTTGCTTATGCAAACGTTAGACACTTCTAGATTCGTGACATTACTGTGATTAAAAGTAGACCAACACTGACCTCAGCAAATCACTCTTCTACGGCATCAGCTGTTCAACACAATGGGTGTCTATCTCGGTTCGCCAGTCTCATGCTTTGGCCTCTAAACGTTACTTTGCTTAACAGCTGTTAGCTCACTAGTTAGCACGATCTTCTCCTCAAAGCCACTGTCAGGTACGGATGTCTCGTTCGCACACGGTGTGTCTACAGTTCATCTCAGAGGCTTCATCATACTTACCCCCTAGCAGCTTCAAGGCTTTTGATCAACTTCTTAATCTTCCAGATTTCCACGTTCCTGTCTGCTGCGCTCGGGTCGTCCGCCATCTTTCCTGTGTCGTTTCAGGACctaaaaaaacaatttaacttAGCTAGCCGACGGCTAACAACTCactcagacattaaaaaaatatattacgATGCACAATGCAAACTACGCAAGAAtactgactgacacagtgagatgacCAGACGTGGCAGCCAGTTCAAAGAGATGACAGTATCCTCTAAATAATGACTGGGTCTGCGAACTTCTCTCCTGTGCTAATCTAACCGCGGAATCGggccctctcttcctctgtagGGAAAATCACTTGCTATTAAACCAGTCTGTTCGCAGTGGCCGTTCCCAGGCCCTAAAGCCCACCTAATTGTCTTGTTATTACGGTTGCTTAACCAATATTATAGTACACGGACAAAAACTTGCGTGCCACGATCATGTGGCTATAGGGTATGCCAAACACTCACCAGCAGCAAAAACTTGCCCCGCTGAAACTCTTGGTGTCCCGCAATTCACTGCTTCTAGGTGACGTTTGGTCTGTAGCCGGTTTGTTCTTGCTACGCGTGGTACGTTAGGGGCTCACATGGGCAAGTAAAAGGGCTGAAATTCCGGTTATGATCTCTTCCTGGAAACCGCATAGAAACACGGCATTCTGAGCCCTCATTGGACAATTGCTCTGTCAAACTGTGCATGGGCGGGATGACATCATTAAAAGGATCATGGATTGTGTAGTCTACGCGTACCTTTCCCGAAGAACAGTTCAACAGAAAGGGAAACGTTTTCAGAGGGATCACGCCTAtacgagaaaaaaaatgtcacgaTGTAACAGTAGTGACAGAGCATCTAGATTATACATTTATTCTACACAGAAATgttgccagagagagagagagagagagagagagagagagacccctgGTCAATGTACATGTTACACTCAATATCTAGTTTGGTGACTGGGAGTCTGAATGCTGCATAAATTACAGTAGTTCTGTCATCCCTGCCACACATCTCAAATAATTTGGTAAAAGCCCAGATTCTGTTCTGCAGTTTGATTAGCACAGTAGCAAACTAACTCTAAATTACCAATACCTGTACTTTTactttacacacgcacacactcacacatacatatagtgGTAGACAGTGTCTGCTTTTCAGCTGAATTTAGCTTATGTTCATGTGTGATGTGCCAACCACTAACTACAACAGTTCAGATGAACAAGATCAGGAATATGTGATAAGGGATACTTGTGTCTAAATCCATAATGTACACTCATCAATATACATGTTCACTTGCCAGTATTATTATCCCCAACATTTGTCTCTATCATATTACATGAGTAATCTAACATTCAAATCTAAAAGTTGACTACTGCGCCTTACACTTCCATTTCAGCATCACCTTAGCTATTATTCCTAATGAAGCTTTAGCCAGTCAGTAAAACTTATGCCTATATTTACTTATGTCCcaacattttctcttctttaatATCTCCTCTTTCAAAGAGACCTTTTCAACTAGGCAAAGTAGTcaaattaaacaaatcaaaacaatatttcCAAATATTTTGTATCTTctatttattcaaatgtttccATAATTTGGCCTTTAGTTGTGGACAATATTTGTTGAAAATTACATTTGCCaacaattacatttaaaaaagtggttattaaatttattttattctggAACTTATAAATTACTCTCTAATACAGATAATTCTCATAGTGTTAGGAAAAGATAGCTCAGTACTGCAAAAGTGAATAAGACatatttcaaagacatttttaaaaaaaaaataaaacaaaataaaataaaataaactgctCTAGTCTCATCTTCATACTAGGGCTTATTATATCCTTACTGTTAAAGTACTGATTAATGGTTTAATAACGATATTTTTAATCACATATttacaataattaaaaaaaacaaacaaacaacattaaaaaaaaaaacaaaaaaaaaacatagatgtCATATGTACTTCTAAGAGCTTAGATTTTGAACCAGTTAAGGGAAATACTTCAAAGATTAAAAGATCCACGCTGCGGAGAGACAGATCAACTAATAGATGTCTACATCTACAGCACTCATCTCTCGTGTTTTCATGGTGGATTTGCTGAGCCTGTCGCCGAGCTGCTGGATAAGATCGGCTAGTTCTTCTGTAGCAAGTGACTTTTCCTCAAGCAGCTCATAGCGTAAACTGGAGATGTCTTGTTTAATTTCCTTCAGCTCGCCTGAGGGACGAGAGTCACACATTCACTTCATGTGCAAAAatgcttgtgttgttttaaacaaacatatgGCACATAACGTACACCTTAAACATAACAGAGATCCAAACATATGGCACGTAATAAAGAGTAAACACGAAAATGATCTCCCTCTGTTTAGACAGAATCAAAGGCACGATATGTACCGATAACATACTTAATTAAAAGacaaacgaaacaaaaacaaacaaacaaacaaaaacccctttTGCCATCCTACTAACAGGCACACTGCCATACAAATTCTGAGCACTGAGAGTAAGATACTCTAGTTAAGTAATATTACCGTCGTGCCCTGTAGCTCAGAGTCTTACCTTCATTAATCTCGTCATTTTCACTGTCTATCTGGGCCTTAAGGACATATCGCTTTATGAGACGTTTCATGAGtttctgttagagagagaatgattagTGACGAACAAAGTGTACAGAtagggataaaaaaaagattaaagagGAGTATGACAGCAGGACAAAATGTAGTCACTGAATAAGATGGTGGAGAGCTCAGGCAGTTTTAGTGTCataaataaagaggaaaaatcagCAGAAACCGACAGCTGACATAGATACTGTGCGATACAAGATTTCATTTTATGCAACATAATAGCATTTTCATGGCACTTTCATATTACATTTTGTTGTAATATTCTGGGGGGACAACTAAGCATGTTAGTTATGTTTAATTATCAGGTTTAGAATGGTTAGCATGTTATGGTTTAGTATGTTTTTGATTTAACAGgcacacattaacaaacatgACCTTAAATCCATTAAGTGGGTAATTAATCATTTAGAGCTGATGGTTTCTTCAATTAAGCAGACTTGTGAAATGATGTAAGACCAAATTGCACAAAACATCATAGAGTGAGAGCAGTTTTAATTCGATATCAATACCTGATATCGAGTTGGATGTTTTATTGGGTTCCTCATAGAGAATTCTTCTTGCACTTGGTAATGTGGACGGTGTCGATTTAACTGACAAAAagtagacacatacacaaacaaacacacacacacacacacacacacacatacacacaaagaacatttttaacaaaCTTTTGAATATAAGAGTGACAGAAAACGTAATTCATAGGGTTTAATACTCTGACCTCTAACCTTTAATCGAGAGTTGAACAGACCCCTCTGCTGTCTACTATCTTGGCGCCCAGCCTTGAACTTGCATAGTCTAACCAAGCAGGCCCTTGTTCTTAGGGCCAAGTAGTAAAAGGACTTTGGGCTTGGCACCAAGTTAAAGGGTGGGGGCAGAGTACGGCCCTCATCAAAGTAAGAGAGCCATAGTTTGGCACGGGCAAATTTCCATTCCACATCTGCATCCTCCTGTTTTTAACACAAAGTACACATAATCACTCAATATTCATCACTTCTGAAATTTCATAACAGTTTATTATGAAACATATATATCCAATGGCTGGCCTTGGcgtaattaattcattaatgaccccagcattttaaaaaaaatcttactaTTGTTCAGATAAATTCCATGGTAATCTACTGGCATTGAAGGTTTCACACTGTAAGTCAACTGTTCTCACCTCAATTTCCTGATATGAATGGTTGATCATAGCTATTAGCATGTTGAGAAGCACAATCACCATGGTGACATTATAAACCCCATACAGAACATATCCAATGTTTTCAATGAACTTGTGGTCGTACTTCAAGACCACAGAAATAACTTCAGACAAACCAAATATGGACCAAAACAAAGTCTTGAAGCTCTCCTCTACcctgtgacacagacacacatgcattattCAAACAGCGGAGCAAAAATATGCTGTAATGAATTAAAGGACCAAAAACTGTATCAATCGTAATGACTTACGTGGTGAAGGCAGGATTGTATTTGGCACCCAGATAGTACGAGTATAAATTGAACATGCCAATCATGAAGGCTAAGAAGACCATGATGAAGATGATCATGAATTTGAAAATGTCCTTGACCGTGCGTCCCAGGGAGATCTGCAGTGGGCCGAAGCTCTCATTGGCTGGGAGGATGTAGGCAATGCGAGAGAAACTTAAGACCACAGCGATGGAATACAGCCCCTCAGAGATGAGCTGGGGGTCAGAGGGAAGCCACTTGTTCCGAGctgaagaagagggaaaaacgATCATTGCCTAATCTCGCCACAAGGGGGCAGTATTTGAACACACAAGCTATCACATGCGTCGGCTATAACTGCAAAACCTCTAGTCACTTAGTTGTGTTTAGTGCTGATACCGGAGGACTAACCATATGTGAAGTAGGCAACGTCTGCTGGAAGGGAGGCGTTGCTGAGATCTGTGTTGAACACATGTAGGTCTACGTACAACTGCGCTTGAGAAGCTCTGAGAAAGGCCATGAACCTCGCAGTGAACGATGCCACAAAGATTGACAACATGCCAAAATCCAGAACATTCCACAGGTGCATGATGTACTCCCGTGGCCCCTCTTCCCAGATCTCCTTACACTCTGACCAAATCATGCCTAataacagagaaggaaaaaaaaatcgtctgGTTTTCCTCAAAACAGATTTCAAACATGATTGTTTGGAATTTGTCTGAACTTCTGCAGTTATTTCTTTGTAGCACCAGAGACTTTTGTTTAATTCTCTCTAAGCTTCTAAGAGCTATTCAGATGAATTTCATTGGACAGCATAAGGACAAGGAGTTAGCATTACCCTACAAGTACAACTACTCTTCTTCACTTGTCTTCGTTGTCAATCATTAATTCAAattttcactcactgatactTACCCAGTACCCATTTCATTATCAGCATTTCAGTCCAGGAGAACTGGGTGGTTTTGACCCGGAACACCTGGCGAGGATGGTCTGTGATAGTCTCATTCGGAAGATTCTTGATCCCTTCAAAGCGATCCGAGGCATTCAGCACCAAAAGGCCGAGGAAGATGGTAAACGAAACAGCATGAGCCACAAACTTCATGAATGGGCTCCGGAGAATCTGTCCAATCTGGTGGGTTGGATAGCAATACGGGTCAGTctattgaaaatgaaagtgaccTGATTAAGCTAGACCTAACAGACATCTTTCTTTCCATTGACTAGTGAAATGATGGCTCGATGGATGACCTGTGTTTGGACAAAGGTTTTGGGAATGAAGTTTGAGAATGCATTTTATATAAATGATATAGATGCGATACAGAGTGTATGGTGTGTACCTTACTACAGGGCATAATCCAGTATGCAATGGCAAGGAAGGGTAAGCCCACTGTCACACCCAGGACAGTCCAGCATTTGACCCCAATGGACTGCTGCCTCAGACCAGACAGGTTCTCATACCACAATGTGAGGAGTTGCTGCTGGCAGTTAGGATGGGCCACAAACTAGACAGATAAGAGGGGTGGCAATTAAGAAAATCAAGGAACATTGATTACCTTATATACCTAATATACATACTGTTTAAGTCACTTAAAATAGCCACAGAATGTGGATTTATGAAACTAAACTTTGGCTCACCTTTTTGACTTCATATTTAATGGCCAGTTTAACTCGACTGAGACATGGTCTGGAGTGTTCACTTGGCGGGTTTTGGTCGATATCCCCGTTCAGAATTGCCTCAACTTCCTCTGTATCCCTGCACAGGTCCAATACACCGACAACAAAGTCCTTGCACTGCATGGACAACTTTCTGTAGTCATTCTGTATCAAAATACATACAGAGTTTACATTCTGGATACAtctacatacacatatacacaattaCATATACACCATTACATTCTggatttatatacatacatatacagagtTTCTGTGTTACCAGTTTCTAGTCATCTGCGCTCATGAGAATACAGCTTTGTGCAATGAATATTAAATTCAGTTACTGCACATGTGTGAATAGTCTGAAAATGAGTTAGAAGCCCAAGAGTCACACCTCACAATGCAAAGCTGATAATACTACAGTCTAGGATTGTTTGACCTCAGGGTCCCATGTGCAAATAGAGGGTCACTAGTGAAGACCCTGCTgtgttggggggaaaaaaaaactgtattaccACTTTAATACACTatagaaataataaaactgtaattacaTCATATCTGTTTAAAGTTACTGGGTGcataaaaaaaagcctcattGCAAAGATTACTAATCTGGGAATAATGACTAAGTAATTACAGAGGACTCTCAGTGGAACATTTTTAATCAACAGCTCtctaaaacaataaaagaagtCAACAGACTGGATAGAAGAATCCCTGATTAGACGTCCCTTCAGGGTAACTGTCAGAACTGACTAACTCCCCGTCGAGTCAGTAGACTCTCCAGCATgttcaaacataaaacaatgcACCGGAGAGCTATGACGCGGAGCAGTCTCAAGAGAGACAGCGGGGTTTACGCTATTTCTGACTGAGCACGTTCATACTGCCTAATCTCACGTCGGTTATGGACGGTCTGAGCGACCCAGGTTaaatttttaaactgaaatgtttgaaatacaTGTCTACAGATTTTGGCGCAAAGGGATTGAGTAATGCCCAGATCGCATATGTTCTTTCGCTCAATCAGTGTTTAAGATGTTCATCTTTACTTTAGTTAACTTGTGTAATTATTGCCTGCATCAGTGTGGAAAGATTGATTATATTCTAGCAGGAATACATGTATAATGGTTGGAGGTTATCACAAAATTAatcaaaaacagagtaaaatggGAACTGGTCTATACTTTGAAATATCATCAAAGAGCTCGACAGGGGTCTGTCTTATGCATGAATTATGCAATAAGCAATTAACAAGTATCTGGCAAAAATGAGAACACCTGGTGAATCTGATTTGATATCTTCAAACCAACTTTCTTTTGTAGTGTGAGGTTGGCCAGATCTATCCTTTCATTGAACTAGATTCCAGGTAACAGAGCATCAAAAGGAAGCAATGCCAAAGTTCTATCCCAAAAAACTTTGTTAGGGATCTAATTACCTTGAACTCTGTCTCAATGTTGGCTAGTTGGGCCAACTCATTGCTGAGTtccagagcagtgagcactgggTCCTCGCTAGAGAGGGAAAGGTAGGCAGCGCTGGCAAGGCCTTTGTACGCATTCATACGTGAACGGGAGTGACTAAAGGAGTCACGTCGCTGTTTCTCTGCGCATTCGCTGCATTTGCAGAAGTAGTCGTGAGGTTTCTCGATGCGTGCGCCCTTCAGCAGAAGCGTGTGCACGACCTCGTACTCCTGGCAGTGCGAGGCCAAGATGATTGGCGTTACGTCCTGCGAGAACCGCGTGCCATCTTCGTCGTATGCGTAGAAGTCATCGTCGCGCAGCTCCTGCTCCAGAGGGCTGAGGGTAAGACGGAGTCCACCGGCGAACGCTGGGTGAGCCAGAATGGCCTCCACGATGCGCACGTATCCCTTACTGATGGCCAGTAGGAGGGCATCACCCACGCGGGCCAGACCCTCCTTCTTTAAAAGCAGCTCGATAACCTCAAGGTGCTCATTGCCAACTGCAAGTTGCAGTGCATTCTGGCCCATGTAGTCTACACAATTTACGTTGAGTGTCTTAGACTCTTCCAGCATCTTCCGCACAACAGGGATGTTGCCATACTCAGCAGCATCCAGGAAACGCTCCTCTTCAGCTGTCAAGCTAGTGCCCCTCTCACTGAACATGTAGGCGGGGCCACGGATGGCCTGCCGACGACCCTTCTCCCGCAGTGTGGTGTGCCTACGATGCATGGCCTCcagtctgaagaaaaaaaattaatatagTAGCGGAAGGTAGTGCCAGTTTTGAAACGATATCCTGTATTTCTGATAAGAAGGGAATTTACTCTGACTCTATCATGATTTATGGTACTATAACAGCTAAGCAGTTGCAGGTAACCACGGCTGCATATAACCACGGTTAACTGTTGTATAAATTTCACAGCCTGTCAAAGGGATCAATAAACAAAGGCATTTAATTAAACCCAAACAGAGAtattcaaagacacacagctAAAACGAGCTGCAACAGCATACTATAATCTTTGGAACTGTACAATTATGTTGGTCCTGAGAAGTAGGaggtttatttctgtgtaactacaaaaaaaatggcttttcaCTGAGCAACCTCAATCAATTACAGCAAATCAATAGTGCTGTGTAGTGTCTTGCTCACAATTCAAGGAGGTTAAAAGCCACAGGGCTGAAAAGAGATCTATTCAACAacagtattacacacaaacaagtctgTCACTTCAGAACACCTTAGAGCTTTGCATGACATCCAAGTCtatatctgaaaaaaacaaaaaaacaaaaaacaaaaaacccctgaaGAATCCAAGTCTGTTTGAAGTATTGAACTTTAATTTCACCCATATATTCCCATGTTTCTTTCAAAGTGTTAAGCATTCTCAATAAGCAAACATTCCAGTTTAATTTTTTGGTGTTCCGCTGTCCTAAATCCCAAATCCTTCTCTTGATGAGATTTATCTCACAATCAAAAGGTaaagagatgagtgtgtgtgtatgtgtgcgcgcttgTGCGTTCATGCTTGCGTGTTTAAAGCCTTAATACCGAATAACTGACAATTACTTTCTAAATTACTTTCTAAACTGACACTTCGCACAAAACAGTAGAGGATATTCCAGGTTCTGATGCAGCATgtattttaataacatttttctccctctaaacAGACGAGCTTCTAACAAAAAGTCATTAAGCAGTGCTAAAATATATCGCATTACAGGTCCTGAATTAATGTAAAACGGTATTGTATAAATTGCGAATTACAATCACTCATGAAGAAAGACAGTCAGAATATGACATCCCTTGCTTTAAAGCGAATTCATAAAACTGACCGAACTTTCATTTGACTCccaaaaaagttaaaaatgtaGCCTACGCAGTATGATACGCAACTAGTACTTTATTTCACTTAAACATGAAACGTCTTCCAAACATTCAAAAAAAGAGCGTAGACAATATACGGTTGTTTAAAGTTTAGAAAGGGGGAAATAAACTCACGCTGATTCCAGTGAATAGTAAAATATGACTTTGGCTATGAAAATAGTACACGTGGTGTGTATCACTGCACAAAACTGTTTTGCACTTACGAATGCGTTGGTGTGTCGTTACCGTGTGAATACAAATGATCTTGCATGTAAAAGCCGTGATCCTCCAAAAATCGGTGCTTATGATGCTCAAACGTCACACAGTGCTCCCTCGGTTGAGGTAGTGCAAGAGACTGGACTGCAAGAACCTCTGGCTTGCTCAGGGCACCTGCAACTGTACTTTTATTCTCAGTATAACGCGAACTATATTTCCGATGATGGAGCACAGCGCCAGGAAGAGTCATACACCTGGTTAATGGGGGTGATTTAGGGAAGTCCGTGGCTCTCTCGTCGGCTTTAGACTTGGACGGATTTTGAGCGCGAGCTTCGGGTCCGCTTTGCACAGGTGGACGCCTGGCGCACTCGTCCTCCATTGGCAATACGACGTCTGATGAAAACGTGAAAGGAAGTCTGCTAAAAGAATCAGGAACCTGTGTGACTTCCATGTTCATTCAGCGAGTGGACAGTAATATCAGATACTAAGTGTAAATCGGAAGTGTAGATACCACCTTCAATATCACGCTTGACCCGCAACCGGCGAGTGATAATGCACAGTCTGACACAATCTACCCTTGTTTGCCCCcgccctctttcctctcttacTCCCACCTGAAAAGATTGAGTTAAACGGATTTAGTGAACGAGTATTCACACGTGATATAACTGCAGAATTAAAAGACGAGAATAGATAACATCTATTAGATAATACCCAGTGAGTTGACAAACCAATGAAAAAGTTTTTGCAGACCATGAGCGGTCAGGACAATGATAAATATACTGTATAGGCATTTTAAAAAGGCCTGTAGCTTGCCAGCCTGCATACTGGTTCATTTTTCCGTTACGTTCTTGGGACGCTGCATTAAAAAATGGAACGTTCTCAAAATGTAACTTAAAAATGAAGCGTTCTGTAACGGTCCCATTTTATGTATGATTTTAGTCATGTTGATCGTCATTTTGCATTTTCCTGTGAATTCAGGATATTCGTAGATTCACACCTACCTATGTCGCCTGAGGCCATTGTTTCAAACGGCAAACTAGATAATTAAACTGGTAGCTTAGCTAGCTAGCGCTAGGTTACAATCCTTTCGTCAAACATTATTAGCTGGTTAACAGTAGCTTGGATAATTCGCTATAATTATTGCAATTCGTTGGTGCTCCGATAAACGCCTATGGGAACGGCAAAAAAAGCTTGCATGGCCACTATTACACTCTGATAAAGCTTAAGCCTGAGGTGAGCAAACGATTCGTGACGGGATCTACCATCTAACAAGAGTGTCTCAAACAATTACTTTTATAAGAGTTCATTTTGGTTAAAAATAGTGTCTTCGTAGGCCTACTTAGGTAGTTCACTGGGGTTTTGGGTCACACccattgtatgtatgtataaataaataaataaataagaactaaaaaaaaaaatagtatctttgaatGTAAGTATATTCTTGTTCTATGCCACAGCAGGGTCACAGACAGTCCCGACTAGAAGAGCCCCAGGCTTTGTTGGAAGTAGCAACAACCCATAGACTAGACTTCCATGTAGACTACCGCACTAAATTCTTGCACAAATTGCAAGAAATTATTAGGAGCCACCAAGAACTCTTCATTAGACTACTGGCAGCTGGCAGAAGGAGCTCCAGCTgtggggtgttccagaaagcggatCTAGTGacaactcagagtttgttaactcagagaaagtagtaaacctcctgatagaagaGCGCTATGGCTTTGTGTTGCTAGGCGAACGaagtcatagggctcttctaataggagatttactactttctctgagttaactaactctgaattTTCACTATAGCCGCTTTCTggagcacccccccccacttGTACAGCTATCAAAATATCATTATAAAAATGAGATCCATCCAGTTATGACATCATTATGATTTAAGTCTATTTAAGTCTAAACTGCATTATCAAGTTTACAGTAACTGTCAATAATAGATTAAATCAGTATATCTTATTACACAAAAtctcttgatttattttttgctaTTTGTAGATGAACTACCTTATGGTATGCTTCCATTGCAGTAAAGTTCCCTTTGCTCTCATTCAAGTTGTATGGGGTGAAATTCGCACCGATTGGGCGAAATCAGGGCAAATTCACCGAAGCAAGCGAAACTGAGATGGCGAATCTCCagctttatgcaaatgagaaccacgcaagaaccaatcagttcagcgtgtgatgtgtttggtacatgacgTTCTCTAGAGTGGCAGGGgtgacaaaaaaagtctgaccaagatggcagaggctaaaggctacatgtagcatgaaaacattgtGTATGATTGAAAGATGTATGGGTGACCTTATTGTCTACATcaacaaaaaatgttgtttatatgttacGTCAATTTAATTGGgcccagagcggtagaaaaactCTCTTAGTTTTTCTACTGTGGGCAAAttgaccactgtagaccttcctTTAAGTACTCAAACTTTTGAGCTGAGTGACTTGCTTACTGTTTTTGCGACTACACCCACAGAGCGAAATTTTGTACGGTGAAATTCGCAAgatgtttcgctgtgtggaagcccaGGGTTAGTTTCCTTGGGAGAGCTAGCTCAGGAGCAGCAGTACAGAAAATGTTGTGCAAGGTGGCCTCCAATGCAGTGTTGGGGAACTACAACCTGAGGGGCAGAAAAATCTGATTGGTCCTCCAAGAGCTCAGGATTTGTCATTTGATAATGAGCATGTTTAGTTTTCCCTGGCAACCTTGCGTTTTGTTTTATCT
This region includes:
- the LOC115828221 gene encoding short transient receptor potential channel 7-like, producing the protein MHRRHTTLREKGRRQAIRGPAYMFSERGTSLTAEEERFLDAAEYGNIPVVRKMLEESKTLNVNCVDYMGQNALQLAVGNEHLEVIELLLKKEGLARVGDALLLAISKGYVRIVEAILAHPAFAGGLRLTLSPLEQELRDDDFYAYDEDGTRFSQDVTPIILASHCQEYEVVHTLLLKGARIEKPHDYFCKCSECAEKQRRDSFSHSRSRMNAYKGLASAAYLSLSSEDPVLTALELSNELAQLANIETEFKNDYRKLSMQCKDFVVGVLDLCRDTEEVEAILNGDIDQNPPSEHSRPCLSRVKLAIKYEVKKFVAHPNCQQQLLTLWYENLSGLRQQSIGVKCWTVLGVTVGLPFLAIAYWIMPCSKIGQILRSPFMKFVAHAVSFTIFLGLLVLNASDRFEGIKNLPNETITDHPRQVFRVKTTQFSWTEMLIMKWVLGMIWSECKEIWEEGPREYIMHLWNVLDFGMLSIFVASFTARFMAFLRASQAQLYVDLHVFNTDLSNASLPADVAYFTYARNKWLPSDPQLISEGLYSIAVVLSFSRIAYILPANESFGPLQISLGRTVKDIFKFMIIFIMVFLAFMIGMFNLYSYYLGAKYNPAFTTVEESFKTLFWSIFGLSEVISVVLKYDHKFIENIGYVLYGVYNVTMVIVLLNMLIAMINHSYQEIEEDADVEWKFARAKLWLSYFDEGRTLPPPFNLVPSPKSFYYLALRTRACLVRLCKFKAGRQDSRQQRGLFNSRLKLNRHRPHYQVQEEFSMRNPIKHPTRYQKLMKRLIKRYVLKAQIDSENDEINEGELKEIKQDISSLRYELLEEKSLATEELADLIQQLGDRLSKSTMKTREMSAVDVDIY